A single Macaca mulatta isolate MMU2019108-1 chromosome 15, T2T-MMU8v2.0, whole genome shotgun sequence DNA region contains:
- the DNM1 gene encoding dynamin-1 isoform X11 yields the protein MGNRGMEDLIPLVNRLQDAFSAIGQNADLDLPQIAVVGGQSAGKSSVLENFVGRDFLPRGSGIVTRRPLVLQLVNATTEYAEFLHCKGKKFTDFEEVRLEIEAETDRVTGTNKGISPVPINLRVYSPHVLNLTLVDLPGMTKVPVGDQPPDIEFQIRDMLMQFVTKENCLILAVSPANSDLANSDALKVAKEVDPQGQRTIGVITKLDLMDEGTDARDVLENKLLPLRRGYIGVVNRSQKDIDGKKDITAALAAERKFFLSHPSYRHLADRMGTPYLQKVLNQQLTNHIRDTLPGLRNKLQSQLLSIEKEVEEYKNFRPDDPARKTKALLQMVQQFAVDFEKRIEGSGDQIDTYELSGGARINRIFHERFPFELVKMEFDEKELRREISYAIKNIHGIRTGLFTPDLAFEATVKKQVQKLKEPSIKCVDMVVSELTATIRKCSEKLQQYPRLREEMERIVTTHIREREGRTKEQVMLLIDIELAYMNTNHEDFIGFANAQQRSNQMNKKKTSGNQDEILVIRKGWLTINNIGIMKGGSKEYWFVLTAENLSWYKDDEEKEKKYMLSVDNLKLRDVEKGFMSSKHIFALFNTEQRNVYKDYRQLELACETQEEVDSWKASFLRAGVYPERVGDKEKASETEENGSDSFMHSMDPQLERQVETIRNLVDSYMAIVNKTVRDLMPKTIMHLMINNTKEFIFSELLANLYSCGDQNTLMEESAEQAQRRDEMLRMYHALKEALSIIGDINTTTVSTPMPPPVDDSWLQVQSVPAGRRSPTSSPTPQRRAPAVPPARPGSRGPAPGPPPAGSALGGAPPVPSRPGASPDPFGPPPQVPSRPNRAPPGVPR from the exons GGACTTCCTGCCTCGAGGATCTGGCATTGTCACCCGACGTCCCCTGGTCTTGCAGCTGGTCAATGCAACCACAG AATATGCCGAGTTCCTGCACTGCAAGGGAAAGAAATTCACCGACTTCGAGGAGGTGCGCCTTGAGATCGAGGCCGAGACCGACCGGGTCACCGGCACCAACAAGGGCATCTCGCCGGTGCCTATCAACCTCCGCGTCTACTCGCCGCATG TGCTGAACCTGACCCTGGTGGACCTGCCCGGAATGACCAAGGTCCCGGTGGGGGACCAACCTCCCGACATCGAGTTCCAGATCCGGGACATGCTGATGCAGTTTGTCACCAAGGAGAACTGCCTCATCCTGGCCGTGTCCCCTGCCAACTCTGACCTGGCCAATTCTGACGCCCTCAAGGTCGCCAAGGAGGTGGACCCCCAGG GCCAGCGCACCATCGGGGTCATCACCAAGCTGGACCTGATGGACGAGGGCACAGATGCCCGTGACGTGCTGGAGAACAAGCTGCTCCCCCTGCGCAGAG GCTACATTGGGGTGGTGAACCGGAGCCAGAAGGACATTGATGGCAAGAAGGACATTACCGCTGCCTTGGCTGCTGAACGAAAGTTCTTCCTCTCCCATCCATCTTATCGCCACTTGGCTGACCGTATGGGCACGCCCTACCTGCAGAAGGTCCTCAATCAG CAACTGACGAACCACATCCGGGACACACTGCCGGGGCTGCGGAACAAGCTGCAGAGCCAGCTGCTGTCCATtgagaaggaggtggaggagtACAAGAACTTCCGCCCTGATGACCCGGCTCGCAAGACCAAGGCCCTGCTGCA GATGGTCCAGCAGTTCGCCGTAGACTTTGAGAAGCGCATTGAGGGCTCAGGAGATCAGATCGACACCTATGAACTGTCAGGGGGAGCCCGCATTAACCGAATCTTCCACGAGCGCTTCCCCTTTGAGCTGGTCAAG ATGGAGTTTGACGAGAAGGAACTTCGAAGGGAGATCAGCTATGCTATCAAGAATATCCATGGCATTAG GACGGGCCTCTTCACACCTGACCTCGCTTTTGAAGCCACAGTGAAAAAGCAGGTGCAGAAGCTCAAAGAGCCCAGTATCAAGTGTGTGGATATGGTAGTCAGTGAGCTCACAGCCACCATCAGAAAGTGTAGCGAAAAG CTCCAGCAGTACCCGCGGCTGCGGGAGGAGATGGAGCGCATCGTGACCACCCACATCCGGGAGCGCGAGGGCCGCACCAAGGAGCAG GTCATGCTTCTCATCGATATCGAGCTGGCTTACATGAACACCAACCATGAGGACTTCATAGGCTTTGCCAA TGCTCAGCAGAGGAGTAACCAGATGAACAAGAAGAAGACTTCAGGGAACCAG GATGAGATTCTG GTCATCCGCAAGGGCTGGCTGACTATCAATAATATTGGCATCATGAAAGGGGGCTCCAAGGAGTACTGGTTTGTGCTGACCGCTGAGAATCTGTCCTGGTACAAGGATGATGAG gagaaagagaagaaatacatGCTGTCTGTGGACAACCTCAAGCTGCGGGACGTGGAGAAGGGCTTCATGTCGAGCAAGCACATCTTTGCCCTCTTTAACACGGAACAGAG GAATGTCTATAAGGATTATCGGCAGCTGGAGCTGGCCTGTGAGACACAGGAGGAGGTGGACAGCTGGAAGGCCTCCTTCCTGAGGGCTGGCGTATACCCTGAGCGTGTTGGG GACAAAGAGAAA GCCAGTGAGACCGAGGAGAATGGCTCCGACAGCTTCATGCATTCCATGGACCCACAGCTGGAACGGCAAGTGGAGACCATCCGGAATCTTGTGGACTCGTACATGGCCATTGTCAACAAGACCGTGCGGGACCTCATGCCCAAAACCATCATGCACCTCATGATTAACAAT ACCAAGGAGTTCATCTTCTCGGAGCTGCTGGCCAACCTGTACTCGTGTGGGGACCAGAACACGCTGATGGAGGAGTCGGCGGAGCAGGCACAGCGGCGCGACGAGATGCTGCGCATGTACCACGCTCTGAAGGAGGCGCTCAGCATCATCGGCGACATCAATACGACCACCGTCAGCACGCCCATGCCCCCGCCCGTGGACGACTCCTGGCTGCAGGTGCAGAGCGTACCGGCCGGACGCAG GTCGCCCACGTCCAGCCCCACGCCGCAGCGCCGAGCCCCCGCCGTGCCCCCAGCCCGGCCCGGGTCGCGGGGCCCTGCTCCTGGGCCTCCGCCTGCTGGGTCCGCCCTGGGGGGGGCGCCCCCCGTGCCCTCCAGGCCGGGGGCTTCCCCTGACCCTTTCGGCCCTCCCCCTCAGGTGCCCTCGCGCCCCAACCGCGCCCCGCCCGGGGTCCCCAGGTGA